Below is a genomic region from Lineus longissimus chromosome 4, tnLinLong1.2, whole genome shotgun sequence.
GATTTCCACTGCGAGCTATTGAAGCAGTTATCCAAAAAGGCAGCCTGGCCTTCAACAGAACCTGCAGAATGAACTGATGTGGTGACATGACCTCAGAGTTCTCAAGGTCAACCTGGCTTAATGTGAAGAGCTGCTCATAGGTGGCTTGTCTGATGTCGTCTCGGGGGCATCCGACTAGGATGTCGATGATGAAGTCACTTACACACGTTATCGAGTAAAAGGAGGCTGAAAATTGGAAGAGTTGTCAAGTTATTATTCAATTTTGCATCATTTAGCTGGCTGAAATGAGAAGATGCACTGGAGTTGATGAAGCCTTCTCAAGGTCTATccaaaatacaaacaaaatacAATAGTAATAACAACTCAGAGTCAGACAGTTTGATTTCAAGATGATCTGTGTTTTGAAACATGTGCCCTACCTATCAAAGAACTCCGAAGCTGGAGACAAGTGACAAGGATTTCCAACGCTTCCTTTGCTATGAGGCAGTCTTGGTGTGAGAGTTGTTCTTTCTGGGTCACACAGATTCCTGCGTGGAGAGCCTGGTTTTCTGGATCACTGCTGTTGCTTGCTGTACTTCCTGCAAACAAACAATgtatcatgtacattgtaatactGGCGAAATGAACTGTAATAGTATACTTTTTTCATCTACCCAATTCGGATGATGAACTTGAAGAAAGGCTTCTATAAGATTTGATCAAAACAAAGATACATTTGCTACTTCAAACTCCTCTTACCTGTGCTACTTTGTCTGCTGCGCGTTCCTCCATACATGTTATTTTCACGAATAGGCGCAGATGAGCTTGCCAAGTGGAGCCGTCCTGCTGCTGCAGCCCAAGTCACTCGTATAAGACATGCTACTGTTTCCTTAAAGTTCTCAACACTCATTGTCTGAAAAAGAGACAGGCCTTAGTTGATTCTTGAGAAAGGTAGGATAAGACAAGCTCTTACATATTTCAATCGCAACAGGTGCATAAAGATATCTGACTTACCCTGagacacaatagaaacaaggcgcCCAACTCAAAATGAACTAGTCTTAAGTTGAAAAGAAAGTTGAGTTGATAGGAAAAGAAGACACACTTCATGTCCTCCTTTTGAGATGGTCAGATGTAGGAATTCGAAACTTTCGATTTCTCACCTGGATTACCCTTGTAGCTGCGGTTGGTTCAATAGTAAGCCCAGTTGTAGCACCACTCACAGAGCAGATACTCATACGACGTGAGCGACCCGTCAGTGTTGGTTCCTTTTCACCGATCTCATGGCCACATAACAGATACCTGACACAAAATGACAAGAATAAGCAGAGTTGTCTAAACATATCTGATTCTTCCATAAGGGCATTGCTGATGCTCTGAATGCAGCAACCCTACTTCATCTCAAAATTATTACTAGCAAAGGCTAAAAGAGTGGATGAGAAATTGTTTTTTGCAATGGAGTGTAAAGGTGTATGACTGAAACCCCTACTTGAAAGGACTGTAGTCTCCCCATTATGAAAGTTAGATTAAGGGTAGAGGACAACCCTGGTCTACTCACCTGGCCAGCTGAAGACATATAGCATAGCACCCTTGTCTGGTCTGGTAGTCTACTTCCATCGGAATGGCATCCTTCTGTAGAATATTGATCACCAAGTTGAGACCGCCGATATTAAGGAAATCTTCACAGAAACTCGAGGCACATTCCTGAGTCACTGTGTCTTGGGCTATAGGCAGCAACTTACTACTCAACACCTAGAGTGGAGAAAATCACATTTCAAATAAAGAAGTAATAGCTTGTTAGATCTGAAGGATTCATCACTTCACGTGTGACGAGGACTAACATCTGAGTATGTATAAAAGCTTTGGCTTATTGGCCCACCAGTCATCTAAGGCAACAGCGAGCAAGACATCACCAAATGTAGCCAAACCAATGTCCATTTTCAGGAAAACTTAACTGTGACTTGAGGCAACTTCACTACTCTTCGATCAGGCACAGACGCATCTGTTTTCGATGGCTGCTGCACTTGCAAGTCCTTACCTCTAAGTTGTAGAGCACTTTAAATGCAGACATGTCCTGGCCATGGGCATCCAGCAATGCCTTCAGTCCATCCCTTGGTGACGGAAACCGCGGCCCTGACAGTGAAGGACTTGAAGGACTGGCGAGGCTTTTTCTTGGACTCAATCTTGGACTTGCCCTCGGACTAGGTTTTGGACTAGGAGTAGCTTCATCAGTTGACGGCTGTCTTATCCCCTGGAGAGGAAAACATTAAGTATTTATGTGATTTAGTTATCAAGAACATTACTTCATACTGCCTACATGTAAGAGTTCCAAAATTAAAATTGCATCGAAATCaaagtatttctttcaaaatgatcaAAGGGTGATCAGGCCCAAGAGAATTTGCATAAAATAACAATTCCTCGTGGACAGATTAACTTCAGAAACTCTAACTGAGACAAGTCCAGTATTCCATTACCTTATGACCAATTGAATCGAGGGAATCTTGTACATAAGGATCTGTTGGTATCAGCTGCAGAAGATTCCTAACTCTCTCAGTTATTCTGAAAAGGCAATTAACATTAGGTATATAAACACATTTTCACTATCAATTGAGGCAATGTGAAGTAaaggacggcatttcaacagaAATCATCACTGACATATCTATCGATTAGTATCCCTAATTGGAGCCCTGATTTGGCTTACTTAGGTTCATCCATGTCAGCAAGATGGTAGAGCATCTCAAACACCTGACCTTCCAGCGCCATGACAACACCAGGTAACATCTTCTCCTGTTCAAGGTCAAACGACTCCCTCGCAGATGCAGAACCGACTGCCtagaaaatggaagaaaatgTTACTATTATTATTCCTCTTTTGTGGTTTTGGATACCTGTCAACAGTCAAAAGCTAATAAAGAGCAGTAATTCTCTGCAATTTGTTGTTAAAACATCTGTGTTGGAAATCACAGGCATTATGGCAGTTTCCAAAGGAGACACAACCATGCTCCCAAAATGTTACCTCATTCTGTTACCAATCATACCAAAGCATCAACCTGTTGAATAGTCTGGAGGGCCTACTGCATAGTTGCACGTACCTCTTTGCTTGGTGTGCTTTGTGAGACTGAGGATGAGAACACCTTGGCTTGGATTGTCATGTTATCAAAGATGTCCATCTGGTAGAGAAGCTTCTGTTCCTTACCATGGATTAGCTGAAACAGAAACCATCAAAACATCACTGGTTGAGGCATCAATTCTCCTAACATTTATAAAGTCAACTACTTTACCCAAAGCgtctttttattcatcataATCAATGGCAACATGATCCTAGTGGAtattcaaaaataaaatgaaataaactttTGCGCGTATTTGGATGTGTGCACACAGAAATATACGCATACTGACCCACTTCAGACTGCGCATCACGAGAGAGTTTAATGCTAACACTGGTGAATTCTGCCAGCcatttgtacatgtagactTCTCTGGTGCTCAGAATGAACCTTACATGAAACTTGTATGCAGTTACCAATGTCAGAGATATAAGACAGAGAACTTACCACCTTTTCGTTAGCAACCATCTGAACCTGCTCTACATTACTCTTCAATTCAGCTGCCACCTTCTCACGCACTTGGCCAAGGCTCTCATTACTGTGAGTCTGCACCGTGAACTCCATCTTTGGCGAGTCACACGTTATATTCAGTTTGATTGGTTCTCCATGAAATGATGCACCGTGCGGTAGAATCGTCCGGGACGTAGTGTGGGTCTCCTCCACTGTTGATACATACATCTCAGCAACGAGAAGAAGGCGCTCTATGTTCAGTAATTTGGCAGATCTGCAACGACATTGATTTCATTGATAAAGAACTAGACAAAAAAGGCGGGAAAAGACAGCTGATGAATAGAACGACGCAGCAACATGTATTACCAAATGAGTTTTGTTACCTAACTCGCACTCATAGCATCAGTTATATGTTGGTTTCACTGTACTAGTTGTTTGTGAACAGACCTCGGTGTCATCAGTCTATTTCTTTGTGCTGGTCTTCATAGGAATCCAACCCTGGCTAGTACCGACCTCTGACCAAGAGAGAAAGTCTAAAGGAGGTTCATAAACTACTCACTTGGAAGCTGATGGCACTGCTAAAGCTTCAGGCACGGTTGGGGCAGTGATCATTCTTGTGGCACTTGATATGGCTTGAGCAACGGCCGACCCCCTCAACGTCATCATGGCCGCCTCCAGGCGATTGTATAACTCATTTATAAACTTTTTATGCAGGCTCACCAAATCCTGAAAACAGAATATCTCATTGGTTACAATACCCATGATAATTGCAACTTTTTATAACTTTCTTGTATACCGTTTAAACGTTGGCGGAGAACTTTCCTGCCCACACACACTACTCACGACTTAATGAACTGCCGTTATATCTTCCAGATGCCAACACTTACCTTTTTTAATCTCGCAGCAAGGTTAACATATGACATGTTCAACAGAAGATTGATTGCCGAGCCGCCAATTTCTTCATTTGTTGAGTTGAGACAAATCTCCCAGAGATAATCTAACCCCATTAGGTCTAACCGTTCAACAGTCTGGAAAAAGAGAGTACTTGTATATGATATTATGATCAAGTAAGAAATGATAGAAATCAAGAACCAGGCAAAATAAGGACCTGAATTAGTGAATTTGCCTTCAGGAAAGCAGAAACCAAAACCAAAGGTTTGTCTATtataatcaaattttcttgtgCCAAGGTGATAACTCATATCATTCACATGTCTTTCTGGCATCACTTATGGCATGCCAAAATATGGCAGGGCCACAATCTATCCATCTTAACTGAATAAAATCTCCAGCATGAAATAAATTTTAAACTTACCAGAGTGCTGCCTATTTTCTTTAATCTGGGTACCTCATTGTTAGCATTCAAATTAACGCTTTCAAAGAAACAGTTAAAACAGCGGAATCCTTGCATTGAAAGTGTTGATGGGTTCAAAGTCATCAACTCTTTCTGGAACATCTGTCGCTGGGTCTCTGAATCCAAGTCTGATATGCCCCGGGTAAACCAGTCAAAACCAGTCTGGAGGAAGAAAATATCAAGAATAATGTGGGGAAATAACCCTTTTGAATAACTACAGCATGATCTGTTCGTACATTCAAAGACAAGGACTGACTCAAGTAGCCCAGGATAAAACCAACCAACACAATCATCACCTACATTCAAAAAGCCCAACGGATCAAAATATCCTGACCCAAAGTTAACTGAAACTCTTGAACCAGCAAGTTAATCCTTGGTGTGTCCGAACCATGTAGAAACAGTTGTTTTGTGGCACAGTTAAAGAGTTCCTTACCTCAATATCCCATTCACATGCATCTGGATTCTTGACCAGAGTGAGCCAGATTTCCCGCGCTCGATTCCACGGAAGGTAGAGATCTTTCAGGACAAACTGGAGAAAGCTCAAGTGGATTGACACGTACTGGAACATGAAACAGAACACAGtcaaatgcatacatgtacttggcacAGAGGATCGTATTATCACCACTGGTATGGACATAAACTGCATATCAATCACAGGTCATAACATTACTCATGACGTGattttcagtattttcatcTATTTGGTGTCTTGACCATCCTTAACATGCAATAACGAACCCTGCATGTAAGTCATACCTACTATGAAACAGCTCCATTGATTCCATTCCAGCAACAATCACTTCAACGGTGATATCAAATATCCTACCTCTCCATGTGTATATCTTCCATCCACTAATACATCCGGATTCAGACCTCCTTCTTCAGCTGCTGCAGCAGCCTGCTTGTGACATTTGACTAAACTACTTGAGATCAACTTAATAATGTCATGGCCTCTGTTCAACTCCTGTAGTATGCCCTTCTCTGCTTTGTGCAGTGTGTTCTTGGAGATATTTTTGGCTATGTGCAGCAGCTGTCTCAGTGCCGGGAGAACCCAAACACCCTGAAGATAAATATACATGGTTGATgattcaaacatgtcaatggATAGGAAGGAATGCATCTACATAGGTTGTGAAATAATGGAGATGAAATAACTACTGGATAAGCCTTAGACGGCACAGGAGGACAGAAAAGAACACTCATTTCTCCTTCGCCAGACAACTGTCCCATTCATTAAGAAGTTCAcaatttgtaaaaatgttgttttgagGTAATGAATCGAATAAATTGAAAGAAGCACGATCAAATTTCCTATTCTAACCTTCTTGATATCCTCAATACACTTGATCACGTAGAACTTCTTCACTTGTTCTTTGATACTGTATGAATCACTCAGAATCACTAAATGTTCCTCCAAGGCAAGTTCGATCAAGTGGGTTGGTAGGGCGGGCAGGTGGGCCAAATCCCAAAGCAATTCACAAACCTGCAATTCAAATGGAGAAGATAATCACAACATTCGGTTTGAATGAAACGGAAAACTGACATTCTTACTAACACCTGGTGCCTTTGCTCGGAAAGCAAATACACCCGAGTGAGAAATATGAGTGGTTTATAATGACCCTTATTCCCTGGTCAAAGAGGAAGTCACTGGGCCAATGAACACCGAACAATGGCACCAGACTGTCGAGGCTGGCAATACGTGGCAGCAGATGTTCAGATCATCATTGTGTAAAACCCTTAGGTCACAATACTGATTTCTTTGCGCAGACTCACCCTTGTGGTAGTTTTTTGGACTTTTGCATCTTTTCCGATCTTCCCAATGAGACTAAGGAGCTTCTCTCgcattttgtcattttcttctgCCCAACTctgagaaaataaaatgaaagacAATTAGCAAGCTGGTCTTCAGCCTGTGATGCTTTAAGTGCTACACAAATGAGGTAATGCTTACTGCTGTGACCTGCAATACTTTGGGCTGCAAATGAGCAACAAGACTGCTTGTCAACAGTTAAATCTGGTTATCACCAATAACCGAAATTAACTCAGAGACGAAACTTGGTTGACCGAAAGCTGACATTTGTCTCGAATGCCCAATGAGCAACAGGGCCCACAACTTACCTTCTGTATCAACCAGAAGAGGTGCTCCAGCTGCTCACTGTTGAATCTCACAGCTCCTGCCGAGATGATCAGATGGATATTGTCTATCACATGGTTTGTCTGGCCATTCTAAAAAACAATGGTGCACTATCTTGAGAGGAAAAGTCAATTTTTTTCGAACAGTTTCACcagattactgccaattatttCCTTGTGTCAATTCTATCTCGAACCCAGTATTTCAAGAACAATCCAGTGGTCTCTGTGATTGTTCAATTTGCAAATTGTTCAGTACAACTAACTGAATAAGGGCGGCTACTTACTCTCATTTTCCATATCTTGGTCAGCTCGTCCAGTGACAGTCCGGTGCCGAGGAAGTCAAGTATGCCCTTGACTTTATCACAGTACTGTGCTTGGTCAATATTACCCTCAAGGGCGATGCTCAACACTCCATTCTGGACAAGCCAATCTTGGATCACATCTTGTGGGATGGCTACCTTGGGTGGTTTGGTGCCCATGGACAATTCGATCAGCTTATCAACCTGAATTATTAAGTTGAAGCATGTATTGAGATGATTAGAAGATGAGATGATCAGAAGATTTACGTTGTTTTTCAACCCGAATTCATATGATACAAATAACAAATCAATATAAAATCTTAACAATTAACAGTACACATCAAATTTGCTGAAGGTGAGGGATATACAGACTCAAAGGtccttttgagaaaatgtgttcACACATTCAGTGCAAATTACTGAATATTTTGCACATAGCCTGCATTGGTACCACAAGATTTCTCTGGCATCAAGTTTCAATTCATATTTTGACACCAGAAGTGACTTTTAGTACCTACCTCTTTCAAGGAGTTCATCCTAGCATTGAAATGCGGTGACTTGAGCATACGCAATGCCACTTCCAATCTGAGCTGGTCAATAGGCTTCACCTCTTGGGGCCACAGGGCAAGGCACAGTGTCTTCATAGTAGCAAGCAGATCGGACACACTGCCTACTTTCTGTAAATGGAAATTCAAATACGATGCAGGCAGCAGAATTTTATATGACATAGAAACCTCAACTTTGCTCAGGCATATCAGGGATGTTGATGACACCTGATTCTGCTGTCAAATGAGTCCAGGCcccatttgtttcatttttttggATAAATTCTACACAGCTAAATATTTCTCTACATAGATAATGGTGATCTTAAATGATTAAGAAGAACCCCTACCTTCTCCTTCAAGTCATTTTCCTTTAAATCTTGAACAAATCTGACTGCTCCCTCCATGCCTGGGGCCAGCATGGGTTCTACCACCTTAGGGTTCAGGAAATCAACACACTGCCCAAAGGGTTGTAACAGGGCAGATATAGACTGAAATAGAAAACGAGGACTACATTTATCACCTGCCAAAAAAATGACATTCAAAACTGGATTTAAATGTGTGCTTGTAGAACTATGGTAAAAAATTACAACTTTCACTTATTTTCAAGTGAGACTGATAGTAAAGGATAGCACCACTCCTGATCACCTTATATAAGGAAAGGGACCCACATGCTTTTAATGACATAAGTAGACAGATCATTCCATATCCCATGGCTGTTTAAGTTTGTCACTTTCTTTATTTTTTAGACCCTTGATATATGTACTCAACAAGAACTTACCGGTGCATCCAAATCAGGATCCTTCAGGGCCTGACTGATACAATCAAATCCGTCTCGAAAGGCAAACCTGTTGATGAGATCTGTTAACCAGCCAAATGGgtcctgaaaaatgaaataaccATAGTGTTATCTTCAAATCTTTGAATACTCTACCACTTACTCGCTCACAGGAGTACAGCAGCTACCTTTACAGACTGTGGCAAGCAAGTTTTGGCTTGTTTAAACGCAAGAAGATGTTGTAGACAAAAGATTTTTCATGGACTTACTTTGTGCATACTTCCAGTGGGAGTAACTCCAAACATTTTATCGACTCCAAGTTTGTCTTCCCATGATCGGTCACCTCTTCGATTTTTATTCTTAAAGTGGAACTCAGTATCTGGATTAAAGGCCTGAAAGGGCAAATAATCAAAGAAAATTTAAGCAGCAGCCTTTTAGTAGAGAATAGACACACTAAACTCAACAATATACAAATCTGAACCTTTGTCACAATGTGACACACTTATCAACTGAGTTCTTCATTTCTTTAGATGGTCCACTTACTTACCATACTTAGAACATTCAGAAGACCAATTGGCACAGGCTTGTGTAGTAGTCTAGCTGCTACTAAATCAACAAGTAACTGAAGCATAGTATAAACCCCTTCTTGAATATCTGTACCCCATCTGTGCACTGCACCGGCAGTCAAAAGCTGAAATAAAAGACAGGAATTATTCATTTCAAACCTCATTATTTTCAGGACATTATTAGTTTTTAAACATGAATCAACTGAGCCCAGTGATGAAGTAATCCAGTCAAGAGTTTGTGGTACAAAACCAAGTTACATTTACCTTTTGAAAACATTCTGGCATGCAACGATCAAGAAAGCGAACACAGTTATCATCAGCATCGCAGAGTCCTAAAAAAAAAGAAGCATGAAATACAAAGCAAGACTGAACAAAGTCGACTTTATAAAAACAATTTATAAAATTTCTTCAGGAAGTGACAAAATTTACTTATATTTGAAGTTGAGGATATATTGCTGGTTGAACTTGTTCTATTTTTCCTTGTCTGTGTCAAGAAACTTGGTATAAATATGCATAAAAAGCACATTTTGGGGGAGTGCTTTAATACGGCCCTGAAATGTGGATCTCCACATTGGAAATATCCGTAGAGACTGTCTGGAGATGGGATCAATCCTAAAGAAGACAACACAAAGTCATCAAGACCTCCCTTCAGTATACTAACCTTCCTTAGCTAGTCTTGTAGCTGCAAATAAA
It encodes:
- the LOC135485949 gene encoding ubiquitin carboxyl-terminal hydrolase 24-like isoform X3; translated protein: MPTMEVNEEHVHTLLSMGFPSESEIRKALRLGKNDLNEAVAYLTNETSVSGIDTLDDIDVEMKDMHRGSGGQAEQMVYGPVNAPPPSYDEVVPYVESDHTLLKKATEVSDESEVTNGHNMSSDSTSFEFPVTNLYELEGRVFTDHWSIPYKKEESLGKCLFAATRLAKEGLCDADDNCVRFLDRCMPECFQKLLTAGAVHRWGTDIQEGVYTMLQLLVDLVAARLLHKPVPIGLLNVLSMAFNPDTEFHFKNKNRRGDRSWEDKLGVDKMFGVTPTGSMHKDPFGWLTDLINRFAFRDGFDCISQALKDPDLDAPSISALLQPFGQCVDFLNPKVVEPMLAPGMEGAVRFVQDLKENDLKEKKVGSVSDLLATMKTLCLALWPQEVKPIDQLRLEVALRMLKSPHFNARMNSLKEVDKLIELSMGTKPPKVAIPQDVIQDWLVQNGVLSIALEGNIDQAQYCDKVKGILDFLGTGLSLDELTKIWKMRNGQTNHVIDNIHLIISAGAVRFNSEQLEHLFWLIQKSWAEENDKMREKLLSLIGKIGKDAKVQKTTTRVCELLWDLAHLPALPTHLIELALEEHLVILSDSYSIKEQVKKFYVIKCIEDIKKGVWVLPALRQLLHIAKNISKNTLHKAEKGILQELNRGHDIIKLISSSLVKCHKQAAAAAEEGGLNPDVLVDGRYTHGEYVSIHLSFLQFVLKDLYLPWNRAREIWLTLVKNPDACEWDIETGFDWFTRGISDLDSETQRQMFQKELMTLNPSTLSMQGFRCFNCFFESVNLNANNEVPRLKKIGSTLTVERLDLMGLDYLWEICLNSTNEEIGGSAINLLLNMSYVNLAARLKKDLVSLHKKFINELYNRLEAAMMTLRGSAVAQAISSATRMITAPTVPEALAVPSASKSAKLLNIERLLLVAEMYVSTVEETHTTSRTILPHGASFHGEPIKLNITCDSPKMEFTVQTHSNESLGQVREKVAAELKSNVEQVQMVANEKVLIHGKEQKLLYQMDIFDNMTIQAKVFSSSVSQSTPSKEAVGSASARESFDLEQEKMLPGVVMALEGQVFEMLYHLADMDEPKITERVRNLLQLIPTDPYVQDSLDSIGHKGIRQPSTDEATPSPKPSPRASPRLSPRKSLASPSSPSLSGPRFPSPRDGLKALLDAHGQDMSAFKVLYNLEVLSSKLLPIAQDTVTQECASSFCEDFLNIGGLNLVINILQKDAIPMEVDYQTRQGCYAICLQLARYLLCGHEIGEKEPTLTGRSRRMSICSVSGATTGLTIEPTAATRVIQTMSVENFKETVACLIRVTWAAAAGRLHLASSSAPIRENNMYGGTRSRQSSTGSTASNSSDPENQALHAGICVTQKEQLSHQDCLIAKEALEILVTCLQLRSSLIASFYSITCVSDFIIDILVGCPRDDIRQATYEQLFTLSQVDLENSEVMSPHQFILQVLLKARLPFWITASIARSGNQKLLRQCTEYFDLRCQLLVSMSIDVQKKYQLDIPTALEDEIAWLNNFVTSMRTKDIDNVLLAGHLRLVQTLLTCEGMEKKVYGQTLVPMLLDEFLFPASKLILDGLENMQCDRPMHDFEPKCSGLDSRVAAYQLLTEVASGCLDNLQLISKSLLYRHHQVNPDCANEWEYMPPVDSRAACGYVGLKNGGATCYMNSVLQQLFMHPGVAEYILGVEMENVDEESVFYQIQMVLGHLLESCLQYHVPEKFWKVFKLWGQTVNIREQQDALDFFQAIVDQIDDTLKGQGKDQVFKKKFQGVYSDQKICKDCPHRYEREEEFYALNLTVKNATLQDSLDQFVKGELLEGDNAYFCEKCGEKRNTIKRMCIKTLPPVLCIQLKRFGYDWEMNRALKFDDYFRFPWVLDMEPYTEEGMAWREHESQSEESSDEGSEVILTPGAKATRQINYELVGIVVHSGQANAGHYYSFIKDRKGNSKQGVKWLKFNDTIVEEFEMTDAALEAECFGGTYKANVYEQSSSSYPEDRLRYWNGYLLFYERMEDTRAPVSAKKSRVTTVIRDNEPIRYSASQTSDSFVELTELVHKGEKKGIFMDRMPAHIQQVVRGENLIFMKNRDIYDVEYFTFIRELCAANMSWGQHEKFADMSVESLQLCMFFLFNTYFRTKKKLRSDCDNWVSNIETLLHRCKAACMWLVEFLAIGHGRPYIKPFLLECPHREIRQSFEKILETMMASFFHHGGVTTHKCFDELLEVLLHMLNKDVPDNIKTCTQYFSALSSYVLMGTKACCHMFGRNAFPRLMSFLLGPIVISQTPDQEVYSRRWSSLQARDFGPLHTVLATLILNSDVSKYRTDDPKDHPIKMPSTVTPQIYLKMSTEMHKCVFGPDSSRYIREVVFAIREVTTSTAALTDMLLYCGFCNKQFSMEVLKQIMFQYMNSPSNELKNIFTLLMDFVLLEDPLQLQRLQCVIEGFTDENDFSHQGMLDVIRSNNTSDSRRSYQCIKFLVHIANKCTLAKDYLLQTPNRWQWAVNWLKDKMSERYWHQASAASNEDSNSKSFQRTMSAQYTLEEARALLTEIDYHEPDMEVGQGDQATTAKKEPDVIPKPSTSKSTSRDDLDKVD
- the LOC135485949 gene encoding ubiquitin carboxyl-terminal hydrolase 24-like isoform X4; this encodes MPTMEVNEEHVHTLLSMGFPSESEIRKALRLGKNDLNEAVAYLTNETSVSGIDTLDDIDVEMKDMHRGSGGQAEQMVYGPVNAPPPSYDEVVPYVESDHTLLKKATEVSDESEVTNGHNMSSDSTSFEFPVTNLYELEGRVFTDHWSIPYKKEESLGKCLFAATRLAKEGLCDADDNCVRFLDRCMPECFQKLLTAGAVHRWGTDIQEGVYTMLQLLVDLVAARLLHKPVPIGLLNVLSMAFNPDTEFHFKNKNRRGDRSWEDKLGVDKMFGVTPTGSMHKDPFGWLTDLINRFAFRDGFDCISQALKDPDLDAPSISALLQPFGQCVDFLNPKVVEPMLAPGMEGAVRFVQDLKENDLKEKKVGSVSDLLATMKTLCLALWPQEVKPIDQLRLEVALRMLKSPHFNARMNSLKEVDKLIELSMGTKPPKVAIPQDVIQDWLVQNGVLSIALEGNIDQAQYCDKVKGILDFLGTGLSLDELTKIWKMRNGQTNHVIDNIHLIISAGAVRFNSEQLEHLFWLIQKSWAEENDKMREKLLSLIGKIGKDAKVQKTTTRVCELLWDLAHLPALPTHLIELALEEHLVILSDSYSIKEQVKKFYVIKCIEDIKKGVWVLPALRQLLHIAKNISKNTLHKAEKGILQELNRGHDIIKLISSSLVKCHKQAAAAAEEGGLNPDVLVDGRYTHGEYVSIHLSFLQFVLKDLYLPWNRAREIWLTLVKNPDACEWDIETGFDWFTRGISDLDSETQRQMFQKELMTLNPSTLSMQGFRCFNCFFESVNLNANNEVPRLKKIGSTLTVERLDLMGLDYLWEICLNSTNEEIGGSAINLLLNMSYVNLAARLKKDLVSLHKKFINELYNRLEAAMMTLRGSAVAQAISSATRMITAPTVPEALAVPSASKSAKLLNIERLLLVAEMYVSTVEETHTTSRTILPHGASFHGEPIKLNITCDSPKMEFTVQTHSNESLGQVREKVAAELKSNVEQVQMVANEKVLIHGKEQKLLYQMDIFDNMTIQAKVFSSSVSQSTPSKEAVGSASARESFDLEQEKMLPGVVMALEGQVFEMLYHLADMDEPKITERVRNLLQLIPTDPYVQDSLDSIGHKGIRQPSTDEATPSPKPSPRASPRLSPRKSLASPSSPSLSGPRFPSPRDGLKALLDAHGQDMSAFKVLYNLEVLSSKLLPIAQDTVTQECASSFCEDFLNIGGLNLVINILQKDAIPMEVDYQTRQGCYAICLQLARYLLCGHEIGEKEPTLTGRSRRMSICSVSGATTGLTIEPTAATRVIQTMSVENFKETVACLIRVTWAAAAGRLHLASSSAPIRENNMYGGTRSRQSSTGSTASNSSDPENQALHAGICVTQKEQLSHQDCLIAKEALEILVTCLQLRSSLIASFYSITCVSDFIIDILVGCPRDDIRQATYEQLFTLSQVDLENSEVMSPHQFILQVLLKARLPFWITASIARSGNQKLLRQCTEYFDLRCQLLVSMSIDVQKKYQLDIPTALEDEIAWLNNFVTSMRTKDIDNVLLAGHLRLVQTLLTCEGMEKKVYGQTLVPMLLDEFLFPASKLILDGLENMQCDRPMHDFEPKCSGLDSRVAAYQLLTEVASGCLDNLQLISKSLLYRHHQVNPDCANEWEYMPPVDSRAACGYVGLKNGGATCYMNSVLQQLFMHPGVAEYILGVEMENVDEESVFYQIQMVLGHLLESCLQYHVPEKFWKVFKLWGQTVNIREQQDALDFFQAIVDQIDDTLKGQGKDQVFKKKFQGVYSDQKICKDCPHRYEREEEFYALNLTVKNATLQDSLDQFVKGELLEGDNAYFCEKCGEKRNTIKRMCIKTLPPVLCIQLKRFGYDWEMNRALKFDDYFRFPWVLDMEPYTEEGMAWREHESQSEESSDEGSEVILTPGAKATRQINYELVGIVVHSGQANAGHYYSFIKDRKGNSKQGVKWLKFNDTIVEEFEMTDAALEAECFGGTYKANVYEQSSSSYPEDRLRYWNGYLLFYERMEDTRAPVSAKKSRVTTVIRDNEPISASQTSDSFVELTELVHKGEKKGIFMDRMPAHIQQVVRGENLIFMKNRDIYDVEYFTFIRELCAANMSWGQHEKFADMSVESLQLCMFFLFNTYFRTKKKLRSDCDNWVSNIETLLHRCKAACMWLVEFLAIGHGRPYIKPFLLECPHREIRQSFEKILETMMASFFHHGGVTTHKCFDELLEVLLHMLNKDVPDNIKTCTQYFSALSSYVLMGTKACCHMFGRNAFPRLMSFLLGPIVISQTPDQEVYSRRWSSLQARDFGPLHTVLATLILNSDVSKYRTDDPKDHPIKMPSTVTPQIYLKMSTEMHKCVFGPDSSRYIREVVFAIREVTTSTAALTDMLLYCGFCNKQFSMEVLKQIMFQYMNSPSNELKNIFTLLMDFVLLEDPLQLQRLQCVIEGFTDENDFSHQGMLDVIRSNNTSDSRRSYQCIKFLVHIANKCTLAKDYLLQTPNRWQWAVNWLKDKMSERYWHQASAASNEDSNSKSFQRTMSAQYTLEEARALLTEIDYHEPDMEVGQGDQATTAKKEPDVIPKPSTSKSTSRDDLDKVD